A window of Globicephala melas chromosome 2, mGloMel1.2, whole genome shotgun sequence genomic DNA:
aagcaggATTTCTCTGGCTATAAAGATAGTGTTTTCGTTCTTGGGttaaatacagaaaagcacaaagaagtaAATAACTCCCATTATCCCATCACTTAGTGATGTCCATTATTAACATCTCAGCATTCTTCTCGGGAATTCTTTCAAATGTAGTTTTTACTAGTTGAGGttgtatttctttgatattttgaatcctgatttttaaaaaatccatattaTAACATGCATTTTATGACACTATCAAAAACTCTTCTTAGGtgttatatttattgaacattgtGTATCTGATGTTTCCAGGCACTGGGACTGATGGTGAATGATGTGATTCTTGACAGCAAGGGCGACTCACATATACTTAATAATTGCAAAACTGATGAGGgctttgaaagaaaaaactttcaacatAAGAAATTTGTTCTAGACTAGGGAGAGGGATAAGAGGAGAGTCATGGAAGGCTTCCCGAAGGAAGTCATGTTTGCTCTCTGAAGACTGAGTAGAACAGCACCACAGCCCACCATGCTCTCCAAACAGTGGCCTGCCCATATTGGCTGATGGATCTTTGTTCTGAAAGACTGGACCTGGGAGATCCAAACATGTTTTTAATGTGCAAAGAGGGTTCTGAGACCAAGGCAGTGCATTGTAAAGACAGCTTTGGAAATAAAAGTCTAAACAACAGTATAATTCACATGGTTCCAAACTTGGCTACTTATTCACCCCAACCAAGGCAGAACACTCATCAGCAGAATTTGGTGTAGTCTGTTGTTTCTACCATGACCCTCTCTTACACGCACCTGACATAACTGTGAGATCCTCTGGGTGGTAGATCCTGGGGGTGAATAGGGAGGGGTCTGCTGGATGCCTCTTTGGTcctccctccccaagccccagAGTCCTCTGCCAGTCCCTTGGCCTGAGGCTGCCTCCCCGCATTTGTAGCCTGACCCTCTATGTGGAAGTAGCCTGCAGTGGGCTCCTGGGGGCCGGGAAGGGAACCATGATCGCAGCCCCTGACCCAGAGAAGATGTTCCAGGTGAGCCGGGCTGAGCTGGCCGTGTTCCACCGGGATGTCCACAAGCTCCTGGTGGATCTGGAGCTGCTGCTGGGGATGGCCAAGGTACTCGACACCCCCGCGCCACCTGCTCACACTCTAGAGCCCTGTTCCAGGCAGGCTGTTTCTTGGGTCAGATAGTTGGAGCTCTGGGAATCCAGAATAGGGAGGGTGTTTCATGCCTGCCTGAGTGTTGAGAGGATTTCCCTGTGtaaaggggaggaaggagacagTGCTGAGCAGGGGGGCCAGCAGGAGCACAGGGTTGGAGGTAGGGAGGAGCTCTGCTGAGAACCCGTGGGAGATCAGCTGGGGTCTAATTTTGGAGACTCTGCTTGCTTGAGATGGGGATTAAGGGACAGAACCCTGCTGCAGGGCCTCGGGGAGGACAACCAGCGCAGCTACCAGGCCCTGTACACAGCCAACCAGATGGTGAACATATGTGACCCCGCCCAGCCGGAGACCTTCCCAGTGGCCCAGGCCCTGGCCTCCAAGTTCTTTGGCCAACGTGGGGGTGAAGGCCAGCATACCATCCATGCCCTGGGGCACTGCCACATTGATACAGGTAGGGCAGCAGTTGTCTGGGCTGGTTCGGGGAGGCAGGAGTGGCCTCGAAGACCTGGCTGTGCCCTGGAAGCACTGTGTGATCCACATCGAGTTCTTGCCCCTCTTGGACCCCAGTTTTCCCTTGGGAAAGGGGAATGGGCTGTAGGCTCTGCTAGACGTGGCTTcgtttattctttcaacaaaatcTGATGCCCCGTGTGGCCCCATGCTAGATATTGGGAGGCTAGGACTATAGAGACTGGTGATCACAAAATAGGCAGACACAGTTGCTGccaggatggagggaaggatcGGGGGCTGGGGAGCCCAGAAGAGGCATTTAACCCAGCTGGGTCTGGGGGATTCAAGAAAGGTTTCTCAGAGGAGATGACCTTTGAACAGAGTGAGGATGAGTAAGAATTTGACAAGTGCCCAAGTCCTCAGATAGGAGTGATGTGGAAGTAGTTGAGATGGGGACTCAAGCCCAGGGGGAGGTTTCCTGGGGAGGATCAGGAGGTCAGTTTTGAACCTGGTTAAGTCTGCAGTGTCTGTGAGGCTTATgggaaattacatttttaaaaaactccccaAAGTATTGATTCTGATGCAGCTAAAGTTTCTGAACCACAGAACAAGGGCTTTCTCTGCTGTGCCAAAGCATGGGATGTAGAGTTCTGGGCTGGTAAAGAAGGAACTGAGGCCTAGAGGTTGCAAGAGGCTGTAGTGCCTCACGCAGGACAGCTGGCCCAGGCAGGTCCATCTCAGGAAGCTGTGCCCTCTGTTCCAGGCTGTCCTTCAATGTGCGTGCAGGGGAAGGGCCAACCCCCACTGCCTCTTACAGGATCCTCTCAGGGGTGTCTGAACCTCAGAGTAAGGCTATTCCAGGGACTGGGGCCTCCATTTCCTGATGTAAAATTGATCCGATAGGCCCAGCCAACCTCCTTTCCCCAGTCCCTACTCCTACCTTGCAAGAGTGATGTAAAGTGACAGCTCAGGAGAGATGCCACAGGACTTTGCAGGGAAAGGGCCTGGGATGGACGGAAGGCTAGGATGACCCTCTGGAGGCCCAGGCTGGGCGTGGTTGGatgctggggggcaggggtgcgGCTGGAGATCTGTGAGGAGCTGGGGACCTTGCTGCTCTCTtatcctccaccctcctccccgtCTAGCCTGGCTCTGGCCCTTCAAGGAGACCGTGCGGAAATGTGCCCGGAGCTGGGTGACAGTCGTTCAGCTCATGGAGCGGAATCCTGAGTTCATCTTTGCCTGCTCCCAGGTCAGAGGGACGGCTGTGCGGTGGTACCTGGAGCCCAATGGGGGCTAGTGTGAGGTTCCGAGGGCTTCTGGGGCCTGAGGGGCAGGGCTACTCACCCTCAGCCACCCACTGGGCCCCAGGTGCTCAGCCCTGGATGGGGTTCTTGTCCCCCTGGCCCAGCTCCTGCCTCGTTTGCCCCACAGGCACAGCAGCTCGCGTGGGTGAAGAGCCACTACCCTGGCCTGCATGCCCGGCTCCAGGAGTTCGCCTGCCGTGGGCAATTTGTGCCCGTCGGGGGCACCTGGGTGGAGATGGTAAGTGCAGTCCACAGCCCTGGCCCCAGAAACCTCCCCTCTGGCAGACAGACAGGTGGGCCTGTGAGGAGATGGACACTCCCTGGGCACTGACTATAACCCAGTGTCACAGCCCTGGCTGCTCCTGTCCGGGTGGTTGGCCTGAGCTCCACCTGGTGCTGACCCCGGCTGCCTCCCTGTTCCCTCACTGCCAGGATGGGAACCTTCCCAGTGGAGAGGCCATGGTGAGGCAGTTCCTGCAGGGACAGAGCTTCTTCCTGCAGGAGTTTGGGAAGATGTGCTCTGAGGTAGGCTGGGAGCCGGCTGCGCCTGCAGGCGCATGGGGCTGGAGCTTGCCCTTGAGTGATGAGGGGCAGAGGCTGTGGCCGTGCTGCCGAGCCGTGGTTCCCGTGCCCAGAGGCCCTTTCCCTGCAGTTCTGGCTGCCAGACACATTCGGCTACTCAGCGCAGCTCCCACAGATCATGCGCAGCTGTGGCATCAGGCACTTCCTCACCCAAAAACTGAGCTGGAACCTGGTGAACAACTTCCCGGTGAGCAGGCCCCAGGGAACCAGGCTCAGAGTGGGCCTGGGTCCCACCTAGCCCATACATCTCCGTCCAGGCTTATTGAGGGGCCCTGGACAAGCCACCCAACCCCGACCCAGAGAAGGCATGCCTCCCCCAGGGTCACACAACAGGAGGGGCAGGTCTAggaggcccagctctgcctcagCCCTGACTCTGCCCTCTCTCTTCTACCTGTTTCCCTGCCTGCAGCACCATACCTTTTTCTGGGAGGGGCTGGATGGCTCCCGGGTGCTGGCCCACTTCCCGCCTGGTGACTCATATGGGATGCAGGGCAGTGTGGAGGAGGTGAGAGGGCACCTAGTGGCCAAGGTCGGGGATGGGAGGCAGGCTGGAGAGGGCTGGGTGTCCTGTTCTAAGCTGACCCTGAGCCCACCTGTGCAGGTGCTGAAGACTGTGGCCAAAAACCGGGACAAGGGGCGTACCAACCACAGTGCCTTCCTCTTTGgctttggggatgggggtggtggccCCACCCAGACCATGGTGGACCGCTTGAAGCGGCTGTGCAATACAGATGGGCTGCCCAGGTCAGGCCTGGGCTCACTCAGCCCTACCCTCCACCCTTGCCCTTAGTCCCTTCTGCTCAAATATTGCGCCCGACACCTCCCCTAAACCTTGTCCCCCTCCAATCCCAGACCATGGGCTCCTCCCAACTTCTACCCTGGTGGTAGGGTGAGGGGAAAGCTAAAGGTGGGACGGGGCTTAAACCTACTAGAGAGAAAACTCTCCTGGGGTATCCAGAACTGGCTTTGTGTGGACAGGGAGCTTTCTGGGCGTGGCTCCTTTCTGTCGGGACTGGGTCTCTTGTCACCCTTGCATGGAAGAAGGGTGAATCACACGGCCAAGCTGGGAGACCCAGGCTTGCAGTCTCCCTCAGGGTGCAGTTCTCTTCTCCGGAGCGACTCTTCTCGGCGCTGGAGGGCCACTCGGAGCAGCTGTGCACGTGGGTCGGAGAGCTCTTCCTGGAGCTACATAATGGCACCTACACCACCCATGCCCAGGTCAGGAGCTGGTTGCTGAGCCAAATGGGGAGGGCGTGCCCTTGAGAGGCCCAGAGGGtcagaggaggaagcaggggaCAGAGCCCAGCCCAGACCTGGGGGAAGAGGCTTGTGTTCCACGGAGGAGCCGAGAGGAGAGAAGTGCAAGAGCCGGGTGGTCAGGAGCCTGGAGGAGGCAGGACTGAGCATCCCTGAGGGAGGAAGGGCTTGGGCTgagcggggaggagggaggcatcTGGGGTAGATAACTCACAAGAGGCCCTGGGGAGCCACCAGGGGTTCTGAGCAAGGGAAGGCTTTGGAAGGTGTCCTGGGATGCTTGAACAGACTCTAGACTGATTCTCCCTACCCTGGGCTCAGATCAAGAAGGGGAACCGGGAGTGTGAGCGGATCCTGCATGACGTGGAGCTGCTCAGCAGCCTGGCCCTGGCCCGCAGTGCCCAGTTCCTCTACCCGGCCGCCCAGCTACAGGACCTCTGGAGGTCAGTCTGTCTTCTGCCCCCCTGCCACCCACTAACCTCACCCCAGACACCTCTgcggctgcccctccctcccagccttccGCAGCCCTGCCCTTGGCCCCCCGCAGGCTCCTGCTTCTGAACCAGTTCCACGATGTGGTGACTGGAAGCTGCATCCAGCTGGTGGCAGAGGAAGCCATGTGCCACTACGAAGGTGAGGCTGACAACATTTCCGCTGCTCTCCAGCACCCAGGGCAGAGTGTCTCCTGTGGGACATTCAGGGGTCACCCAGACCCACTGCCCACCCATGACCAGCCAGTCTCTCCCCAGACATCCGTTCCCGTGGCAACACGCTGCTCAGTGCTGCAGCCGCAGCCCTTTGTGCTGGGGAGCCAGGTCCTGAGGGCCTCCTCATTGTCAACACACTGCCCTGGAAGCGCACTGAAGTGCTGGCCCTGCCCAGGCCTGGTGGGGCCCACTGCCTAGGTATGAGCTGGGGAGAAGGGTGGCTACTGTAGCAGGAGGGATCAAGGCCAAATCGAGAGTTGGGGACATTCCCCTGGAGATCTCTGCCCCGGGTTGCCCCAGGCTAGAGAGTACTAGTAATGCTCACcccctccagccccccaccccgccccgagTATGGTTCCTGGAAGGTGAAGGAGGCTGTGCTGATGCCCAGGCCTCATCCCCAGCTCTGGTGACAGTGCCCAGCATGGGCTATGCTcccgctcccacccccacctcgcTGCAGCCCCTGCTGCCCCAGCAGCCTGTGTTTGTAGTGCAGGAGGTGAGTGCTGGCACATCGCCGTGGGCGGGGGCTGGCTGTCCTGGGCTGTCCCTGACAACGTGGGGGTTCTGAGCTCCCCAACCTGGAGCAGGTGgcaaggcagggctggggctggggttgggCGGGCTGTTGGTGGCGGGAAGCCTCTGCAGACTTAGCCTCAAGGCCCCCTCCCACCAAGACTGACGGTTCTGTGACTCTGGACAACGGCATCATCCGGGTGAGGCTGGACCCAACTGGCCGCCTGACGTCTCTGGTGCTGGTGGCCTCTGGCAGGTGCTAACCCCTCACTGCCCTCTCCCAGTGCCTGGCAGGGGACCCCAGACCTCTCATTCCCTCTGTCCCCTGGCCACAGCTGACCACAGTAGCCCACAGGTGGCTCAGGACTGGGACCCACACATGGAATGGGGCCGGCTGGGTTAGGAGTCTCCTGTCCTCTGGGCCTACTCAccctacctcccaccccacccacctcACTCAGCTGGAGAGACTGCGGTCATACAGTTATAAAGCGCCAGTCTCCATGTCCTTCCAGGGAGGCCATTGCTGAGGGTGCCGTGGGGAACCAGTTTGTGCTGTTCGATGATGTCCCCCTGTACTGGGACGCGTGGGACGTCATGGACTACCACCTAGAAACACGGTGCGGGGTGGGCAGGACTCGGGGGCGGCGTGGGATAGGAGAGTATTGGGCCCCCTCCGCCAGGCCGTCCTGGCTCAGCGCCTCCCTCCCCTGTTCCCCAGGAAGCCAGTGCTGGGCCAGGCAGGGACCTTGGCCGTGGGCACTCAGGGTGGCGTGCGGGGCAGCGCCTGGTTTCTGCTGCAGATCAGCCCCAATAGTCAGCTCAGCCAAGAGGTGGTGCTGGACGTCGGCTGCCCCTATGTCCGCTTCCACACCGAGGTAGCAGGGGGCAGGGCGGTGGGTATCTTCCCTGGGTGTGGCCGGCGAGGAGGGGTCCCTCCCCTTGCACCCCTACCTCCACCCCCGACAGGTGCACTGGCACGAGGCCCACAAGTTCCTGAAGGTGGAGTTCCCTGCCCGTGTGCGGAGCCCCCAGGCCACCTTTGAGGTCCAGTTCGGACATCTGCAGCGGCCCACCCACTACAACACCTCTTGGGACTGGGCCCGATTTGAGGTCTGACGTGGGGTGGTGTGGGGCGGGGTGTGGTGGAGGGTTTGGATCCTCCCTGGCTGGGGAGAGACTCGTTGTGTGGTATGGggtgaggaggaggaagatgatgGTCAGCATTTGCTGGTTCCTGACACGtatgccaggcatggtgctaaATGCTTTCTGTTTAGTCTGATATTCATGCCCATTTGGTGGGGTAAGTACCCTTATCCCCCTTTCCCAGATGAGGAGCCGGGGCTTAGACAGGTTGTGTGGTGTGCGCAGGGCCTCCTGTAGTGAGAGCTGGCATTCAATCGTGTGGTCCCAGAGCTTCCCTCAGTCTACTGACAGGAGCTCTGGAGCACGAGGAGGCGGCGGGGCCACCAAGTGGGTCTCCGATCTACCCTCCAGGTGTGGGCCCACCGCTGGATCGATCTGTCAGAGCACGGCTTTGGGCTGGCTCTGCTCAATGACTGCAAGTATGGCGCGTCAGTGCGAGGCAGCGTCCTCAGCCTCTCCCTGTGAGTGGGGTGCCTCCCAGGGACGGGTATGGGAGCGCGGTCTTCCCAGGACAGAACTTCGGCGGCTCCAGCCTGGCCCttaccaccctccccaccccagcttgcGGGCGCCCAAGTCCCCTGACGCCACGGTTGACATGGGGCGCCACGAGTTCACCTACGCGCTGATGCCGCATGAGGGTGAGTGCTGCGGCCCCGATACCTCTCTGCCCCGCTCAGCCTCGGTTGCCCCAACGGTAAGTGGGGAGCTCTCCAGCAGTCCCACGCCCCTACCCTCATTTTCCACGACGCGTCCCTTTCCGGTCTGCGCCCAGGGTCCTTCCAAGACGCTGGCGTTATTCCCGCTGCCTACAGCCTCAACTTCCCCCTGTTGGCGCTGCCCGCCCCAGGCCCGGCACCCGCCGCCGCCTGGAGCGCCTTTTCAGTGTCCTCGCCCGCAGTCGTGTTGGAGACCGTCAAGCAGGCAAGGGCCGGTGGAGTGCGGGGAGCGGGCCGGGGTCCCGAGCTGGGCCCGCCCTcggccccacccaccaccacctccctccGTAGGCGGAGACCAGCCTCCAGGGCCGCAAGCTGGTCCTGAGGCTGTACGAGGCCCACGGCAGCCACGTGGACTGCTGGCTGCACATGTCGCTGCCGGTTCAGGAGGCCGTCCTGTGAGTGGGGGcgcggggtgggagtgggagtccTGCCCTCGCGGGGCCCTCATGGTCCCTCCTGTTCTCCAGCTGTGACCTCCTGGAGCGCCGTGACCCTGCTGGCCCCCTGCCCCTTCGGGACAGCCGCCTGAAGCTCACCTTTTCTCCCTTCCAAGTGCAGTCCCTGTTGCTCGTGCTGCAGCCCGCACCGAGCTGAGATGAGTCCCTGAGCGTGGGGTTTTGTTTGTGGAAGGCTTTGGGGGCTCCTCATTTCTGCCTGTCAAGCCTGAAGCAAGGATAGTTACCTCTTGAACAATAAACGCTTGGCTTAGGAACCCTGCTGGTAGCCCCTGCTCAGTCCGCTCAGGTCCCAAACTCAGGCATTGAGGGGGGAAGTTTTTACCCTAGGCATCTGGGGACAGGGGCAAGATCTAAGGTTATCTGTGCGCGCAGGGTCTGGATTGCAGGCCCCATGACAGAGACGGGGGATATCGGTGACCATAAGCTGACTGTAAGACCACGATATAAGACgctcttctgggacttccctggcggtccagtggttaagactctgagcttctaatgcaggggacgggtcgggaaactaagatcccgcatgccatgtggtgcggccggtggggtggggggaaaagaagcagcagcagctcttCCCCCGTGTCCACAGGcagagggcctggggctggggaggaggcctgGAGGGTGGGTTCTGGCTGGTCCCCACTAGGAGGGGAGCATTGACTAGTCTGGACTAGGCTAGGGGAGCAGCCACATGAGGAATCCTGGACTGGAGGAGCTGTAGAGCCTGGGCTGCCCCGGGGGACGGGGTGGGTCTCTGCACCACCTCTGAAGGGCTGTCCCTGCAGAGGCAGACTGTCCTGAGAGCCAGGGCCTTGAGGCCTGGGATGGGGCTCAGTCTGCCATGCTGAGGCAGTGGCCCTCCTGTCCCCAGGGCTGGGCACCAGGCCTTCCACATTCGGTTTTCCCAGACCTTCTGCAGCCAACCCAAGAAGTTCAAGGTTTATCAGTTTACTAAAAATTACAGCCTTTTTCACGTGGGCTTAAAAAATGGGGACAATGGGTACAATTAAAAACATCATAGTTGTACAGGGAATGGCCACAGGGCCAGGGGCAGCCAGTCCCCTGCAACTTCCAGGAAGCCGCACAGGCCCAGATCCAGGGCAGCAGGAAGGGGTGGATGCAAGCAAGGAGACCctcctgctaagaggctgaggtCTCCTCAGGCTCCGAGGATGGGGTGTCAGCCTTGATCTTTTGGGGTCTGCGGTGGCCTGTGGGGAGGACAGGTGAGGTGGCAGCTCGGACCCCAGGCTGAGGACTCTGTCCCAACAGCCTCCCTGCCACCTTTGTCGACGTGTTCCTCCCACCCGCACTGCCATCCCTTCCTCTCCTGGAGAGCCCGTTTTGGTGGTGCCCCTTCCCTCCCTAGAGGAAGATGCTGAGGAAGGCCCACCTGAGGTCGCTGGttgcctcctcctcttccctttctcagGGACGCAGGGGGCTTCTGGGTCCCGTTGGAGGCTGGTCCCCTCGGGCTGCTGGGCCGCAGTCTGCTCAGGAAGGCCTCTCCGTGCCCTTCGTGTCCTTGAAGGGGCCTTGTTTGGAGATGGAGGATTCTGGGTGGAGAAGACACGGGTCCCTGAAGAGCTCAGCAAGTCACAGGTTGGTTAGAACCCACCATTGCCCTCCATTGTCAAGGGAAGGAGCTGCCCAAGAGCCTGGCCTGGGAGGTACAGCCAGGACAGGAGAGGGTACAGGGAGGGGGTAGGAGCAGGGAGACATACCTCCACTTGGTCCTCAGGACCCCTCTGTGCTCCCTTGGATTTCTTCTTGCGGGACTTGCCCCCTGCAGGATACTGTTGCTGATGGGGTTGGAGGGCCTTGTGGCCGCAGCCCCCTTTCTCTAGACTCCCATGCTCCCACTCTGGAGTGCCTCCGAGGGTTGGGGTGGGGACTGGGATGGAGAAGGGTGCTGTAGCCCTTGCAGGCAACTAGTCCTTTTCCCTCTCATTACATTAGGCATAGCTTACCTTTGGGCGCCAAGGGTCCAGGATCCCCCTAAAATGGAATCAGGAGAATTCAGGAGTCAATCTGGCAGGGGTAGTTTTCCTTGGAGAGGCAGAACTCACACCTGTCCTTCCAGATCAGTGAAGCCCCTCCCCTAGGAAGCCTCTCTGACCGTCCCCTCCCCCCCAGGTCAGAGCCAACAGCAAGGTAACCCTGCCCTGGGCTGCTCCACTAGCTGGGACCCTGGGACTCCGAGGAGGGGAggggcatagcacagggaaagcTTAGATCCTCAGGAACAGTGCAACCCCAGGTCTTTCCATCCCACCAGCTTCCTTAGGGCTCCATTTGCCTGTGTGAGCATTAGAGCCCAAACCTGGAACCAGATGGTGCGGCCATGCCGGTCCCGCAGGGAGCTCATGCCTGGCGTGCCATAACACCGCAGCCAGGCTTGGAAGGCAGCAAAGTCCTCCTCCGTGCTCTCCGGCCCATAGCCTTTGCCCCCTGTGGGACAGAGGAGCCAGGCGGAGGTCAGAGGGCTGACTTAGGCTGGGAGCGGGGGGAGCCCAGTTAGACCTGAGCTTTACAAGCTGATGGACTGAGTCAGGGGGCCAaggctctccctcctccagctgtgtgacctcaggctggTGTCTTCCCCACTCTGGGCCATGGCTTTCCCATCCTGGAGTTGAGTTAAGAATCCTTGCCCTGCCTGCCTCATGGGGCAGCTCAGGGGACATAGACACCCGACACGTGAAGATCAGTGAAGGAGGCCTAGTCCATTTAAGAACGACTAGGTTGACAAACTTCCATTCCCCAGGCAGGGaaccaggcccagagaggggcaggaacTGTCCCAGGTTACACGATATGTCAAAGCAGACCTAGCTGGCCATCTTTGCCTCCCAGGCCTCACCCAGCTGGACCACTTCCTTGGGCACTGAGTGGCAcagctccagtaggtctgggttCTGCAGCTTGGCCCTGATCTTCTGGCTCAGGGTCAGCTCCGGGCTCTGGAGAAGAGGCAGGGGTAGGACCTGGATGTCAGTATGAGGCAGGGCCACTCAGAAGGCAGCTGACCCCTTGAGGAACAGACCCCTTCTGAGCTTGGCAGGACTCAGACAGTTCATCTGCCCCCCCATCACCTCCCCCACGCACACACATTGTAGAGATGGGGAAACAGCCTGGAAACCGAGAATGGACCTGCTTGAGTTAAGCTGGAGACGCCTGACCCAGCCCAGACCCTTGTCGGCCTGCACTAATAGGTGCGTGCatccctccctgcagcctcaccGGCCTGCGCTGCTGCAGTGCCTCCAGAACCGTGCGGGCCTTCTCGAAGGGGGGTATCCTCAGCCTGCAGTGAGGTGGAGAGAGGGCGCCACGCTAAGCAGTGGGGAATGTGGGCACACCCAGCCACCCCAGCCCTCATGCCCAGGGCCTGCCTGCTGACCGGTATAGGATCTCTGCCCGCAGATAGTTGCCAATGCCATTGAAGAACCTCTGGTCCAAGAGGGCCTCACAAATGG
This region includes:
- the MAN2C1 gene encoding alpha-mannosidase 2C1 isoform X3, whose translation is MAAAPALKHWRTTLERVEKFVSPLYFTDCNLRGRWWTCWFRVELTIPEAWVGQEVHLRWESDGEGLVWRDGEPVQGLTKEGEKTSYVLTEKLGEEDPRSLTLYVEVACSGLLGAGKGTMIAAPDPEKMFQVSRAELAVFHRDVHKLLVDLELLLGMAKGLGEDNQRSYQALYTANQMVNICDPAQPETFPVAQALASKFFGQRGGEGQHTIHALGHCHIDTAWLWPFKETVRKCARSWVTVVQLMERNPEFIFACSQAQQLAWVKSHYPGLHARLQEFACRGQFVPVGGTWVEMDGNLPSGEAMVRQFLQGQSFFLQEFGKMCSEFWLPDTFGYSAQLPQIMRSCGIRHFLTQKLSWNLVNNFPHHTFFWEGLDGSRVLAHFPPGDSYGMQGSVEEVLKTVAKNRDKGRTNHSAFLFGFGDGGGGPTQTMVDRLKRLCNTDGLPRVQFSSPERLFSALEGHSEQLCTWVGELFLELHNGTYTTHAQIKKGNRECERILHDVELLSSLALARSAQFLYPAAQLQDLWRLLLLNQFHDVVTGSCIQLVAEEAMCHYEDIRSRGNTLLSAAAAALCAGEPGPEGLLIVNTLPWKRTEVLALPRPGGAHCLALVTVPSMGYAPAPTPTSLQPLLPQQPVFVVQETDGSVTLDNGIIRVRLDPTGRLTSLVLVASGREAIAEGAVGNQFVLFDDVPLYWDAWDVMDYHLETRKPVLGQAGTLAVGTQGGVRGSAWFLLQISPNSQLSQEVVLDVGCPYVRFHTEVHWHEAHKFLKVEFPARVRSPQATFEVQFGHLQRPTHYNTSWDWARFEVWAHRWIDLSEHGFGLALLNDCKYGASVRGSVLSLSLLRAPKSPDATVDMGRHEFTYALMPHEGECCGPDTSLPRSASVAPTVSGELSSSPTPLPSFSTTRPFPVCAQGPSKTLALFPLPTASTSPCWRCPPQARHPPPPGAPFQCPRPQSCWRPSSRQGPVECGERAGVPSWARPRPHPPPPPSVGGDQPPGPQAGPEAVRGPRQPRGLLAAHVAAGSGGRPL
- the MAN2C1 gene encoding alpha-mannosidase 2C1 isoform X4; the encoded protein is MAKGLGEDNQRSYQALYTANQMVNICDPAQPETFPVAQALASKFFGQRGGEGQHTIHALGHCHIDTAWLWPFKETVRKCARSWVTVVQLMERNPEFIFACSQAQQLAWVKSHYPGLHARLQEFACRGQFVPVGGTWVEMDGNLPSGEAMVRQFLQGQSFFLQEFGKMCSEFWLPDTFGYSAQLPQIMRSCGIRHFLTQKLSWNLVNNFPHHTFFWEGLDGSRVLAHFPPGDSYGMQGSVEEVLKTVAKNRDKGRTNHSAFLFGFGDGGGGPTQTMVDRLKRLCNTDGLPRVQFSSPERLFSALEGHSEQLCTWVGELFLELHNGTYTTHAQIKKGNRECERILHDVELLSSLALARSAQFLYPAAQLQDLWRLLLLNQFHDVVTGSCIQLVAEEAMCHYEDIRSRGNTLLSAAAAALCAGEPGPEGLLIVNTLPWKRTEVLALPRPGGAHCLALVTVPSMGYAPAPTPTSLQPLLPQQPVFVVQETDGSVTLDNGIIRVRLDPTGRLTSLVLVASGREAIAEGAVGNQFVLFDDVPLYWDAWDVMDYHLETRKPVLGQAGTLAVGTQGGVRGSAWFLLQISPNSQLSQEVVLDVGCPYVRFHTEVHWHEAHKFLKVEFPARVRSPQATFEVQFGHLQRPTHYNTSWDWARFEVWAHRWIDLSEHGFGLALLNDCKYGASVRGSVLSLSLLRAPKSPDATVDMGRHEFTYALMPHEGECCGPDTSLPRSASVAPTVSGELSSSPTPLPSFSTTRPFPVCAQGPSKTLALFPLPTASTSPCWRCPPQARHPPPPGAPFQCPRPQSCWRPSSRQGPVECGERAGVPSWARPRPHPPPPPSVGGDQPPGPQAGPEAVRGPRQPRGLLAAHVAAGSGGRPL
- the MAN2C1 gene encoding alpha-mannosidase 2C1 isoform X5 is translated as MIAAPDPEKMFQVSRAELAVFHRDVHKLLVDLELLLGMAKGLGEDNQRSYQALYTANQMVNICDPAQPETFPVAQALASKFFGQRGGEGQHTIHALGHCHIDTAWLWPFKETVRKCARSWVTVVQLMERNPEFIFACSQAQQLAWVKSHYPGLHARLQEFACRGQFVPVGGTWVEMDGNLPSGEAMVRQFLQGQSFFLQEFGKMCSEFWLPDTFGYSAQLPQIMRSCGIRHFLTQKLSWNLVNNFPHHTFFWEGLDGSRVLAHFPPGDSYGMQGSVEEVLKTVAKNRDKGRTNHSAFLFGFGDGGGGPTQTMVDRLKRLCNTDGLPRVQFSSPERLFSALEGHSEQLCTWVGELFLELHNGTYTTHAQIKKGNRECERILHDVELLSSLALARSAQFLYPAAQLQDLWRLLLLNQFHDVVTGSCIQLVAEEAMCHYEDIRSRGNTLLSAAAAALCAGEPGPEGLLIVNTLPWKRTEVLALPRPGGAHCLALVTVPSMGYAPAPTPTSLQPLLPQQPVFVVQETDGSVTLDNGIIRVRLDPTGRLTSLVLVASGREAIAEGAVGNQFVLFDDVPLYWDAWDVMDYHLETRKPVLGQAGTLAVGTQGGVRGSAWFLLQISPNSQLSQEVVLDVGCPYVRFHTEVHWHEAHKFLKVEFPARVRSPQATFEVQFGHLQRPTHYNTSWDWARFEVWAHRWIDLSEHGFGLALLNDCKYGASVRGSVLSLSLLRAPKSPDATVDMGRHEFTYALMPHEGECCGPDTSLPRSASVAPTVSGELSSSPTPLPSFSTTRPFPVCAQGPSKTLALFPLPTASTSPCWRCPPQARHPPPPGAPFQCPRPQSCWRPSSRQGPVECGERAGVPSWARPRPHPPPPPSVGGDQPPGPQAGPEAVRGPRQPRGLLAAHVAAGSGGRPL